A portion of the Streptomyces sp. YPW6 genome contains these proteins:
- a CDS encoding MFS transporter — protein MTTVGTGAAADTVRSPVRGWLAVLAVTLGIFSLMTSELLPVGLLTPVGRALDISEGTAGLMVTVPGLVAAVSAPLVTVAAGHIDRRIVLVVLIGLMGAANLASAFATSFTVVLVARFLIGVSVGGFWSIAGGIALRLVPARHVARATAVIFGGVETASVLGVPGGTLIGDLGGWRTAFAAVGILGLVSLACMLFLMPGVPAGRTVTFPALPQVFRGNAGVRVGIALTFLVITGHFLAYTFVRPVLQGDGVAESSISVLLLTFGVAGICGNFIAGALVTRHLRRCVTGISAVLTTAMVLLALAGSGAFSAGAVLVLWGLGYGAVPVTLQTWILDAAPDATEAATSLYVSAFNLSIALGALLGGFAVDGIGTTSVLWTGAALTVLALSVAGAARRTRDHPAP, from the coding sequence GTGACCACCGTCGGGACCGGGGCGGCCGCGGACACCGTCCGCTCGCCCGTCCGGGGCTGGCTCGCCGTCCTGGCGGTGACCCTGGGGATCTTCTCCCTGATGACCTCCGAGCTGCTCCCCGTGGGCCTGCTCACCCCCGTCGGCCGGGCCCTCGACATCTCCGAGGGCACCGCCGGGCTCATGGTGACGGTGCCCGGCCTGGTCGCCGCGGTCTCGGCACCCCTGGTCACCGTGGCGGCCGGGCACATCGACCGCCGTATCGTCCTGGTGGTCCTGATCGGTCTGATGGGCGCGGCCAATCTGGCCTCCGCCTTCGCCACCAGCTTCACGGTGGTCCTCGTCGCCCGCTTCCTGATCGGTGTCAGTGTCGGCGGCTTCTGGTCCATCGCCGGCGGCATCGCCCTGCGGCTGGTGCCCGCCAGGCACGTCGCCCGGGCCACCGCCGTGATCTTCGGCGGGGTGGAGACCGCCTCCGTCCTGGGGGTGCCCGGCGGAACGCTCATCGGCGATCTCGGCGGATGGCGCACCGCGTTCGCCGCCGTGGGCATCCTGGGGCTGGTCTCCCTGGCCTGCATGCTCTTCCTCATGCCCGGGGTCCCGGCCGGGCGGACCGTCACCTTTCCGGCCCTGCCGCAGGTCTTCCGGGGCAACGCCGGTGTCCGGGTGGGGATCGCCCTCACCTTCCTGGTCATCACCGGCCACTTCCTCGCCTACACCTTCGTCCGGCCGGTCCTCCAGGGCGACGGAGTGGCCGAGAGTTCGATCAGCGTGCTGCTGCTGACGTTCGGCGTCGCCGGAATCTGCGGCAACTTCATCGCCGGAGCCCTCGTCACCCGCCATCTCCGGCGCTGCGTCACGGGCATCTCGGCGGTCCTCACGACGGCCATGGTCCTCCTCGCGCTCGCGGGCAGCGGTGCCTTCTCCGCCGGGGCGGTCCTGGTCCTGTGGGGGCTGGGCTACGGGGCGGTGCCGGTCACCCTCCAGACCTGGATCCTCGACGCGGCGCCGGACGCCACCGAGGCGGCCACCTCGCTGTACGTCTCGGCGTTCAACCTGTCCATCGCCCTGGGCGCGCTCCTCGGCGGCTTCGCCGTCGACGGCATCGGAACCACGAGCGTGCTGTGGACCGGCGCCGCCCTGACCGTGCTGGCGCTGTCCGTCGCGGGCGCGGCCCGCCGCACGCGGGACCATCCCGCCCCGTGA
- a CDS encoding DUF349 domain-containing protein, which yields MSSDPWGRVDETGTVYVRTAEGEQVVGSWQAGSPEEALAYFERKYDGMVVEIGLLERRVKTTDLSAKDATTAIGHLRQQVDEHHAVGDLDALRKRLDALVATVEARREERKAQKAKQTDEAKQAKEALVAEAEELARSEQWRSAGERLRALVDTWKGLPRLDRKSDDELWHRFSHARSAFSKRRKAHFAALDAQREEARKTKEKLVTEAESLSGSTDWAGTAARYRDLMTEWKAAGRAQRDAEDDLWNRFRGAQDIFFAARSEVFAERDAEQGENLKLKEELAAEAEKLVPVKDLKAARAAFRSINERWEAIGHVPRDARPKVEGRMQAVERALLESEESEWRRTNPEARARAAGLTGQLQAAVDKLRGQIDTARAQGNNARADKLAKELEGRQALLDQALKGLEEFGG from the coding sequence GTGAGCAGCGACCCGTGGGGCCGCGTCGACGAGACGGGCACCGTGTACGTGCGTACAGCCGAGGGCGAGCAGGTCGTCGGATCGTGGCAGGCCGGTTCCCCCGAGGAGGCTCTGGCCTATTTCGAGCGCAAGTACGACGGCATGGTGGTCGAGATCGGCCTCCTCGAACGACGAGTGAAGACCACCGATCTGTCGGCCAAGGACGCGACGACGGCCATCGGCCATCTGCGGCAGCAGGTCGACGAGCACCACGCCGTGGGCGACCTGGACGCGCTGCGCAAGCGGCTGGACGCGCTCGTCGCGACGGTCGAGGCGCGGCGCGAGGAGCGCAAGGCGCAGAAGGCCAAGCAGACCGACGAGGCCAAGCAGGCCAAGGAGGCGCTGGTCGCCGAGGCCGAGGAGCTGGCGCGGAGCGAGCAGTGGCGGTCGGCCGGCGAGCGGCTGCGGGCACTGGTGGACACCTGGAAGGGTCTCCCCCGCCTCGACCGCAAGTCGGACGACGAGCTGTGGCACCGCTTCTCGCACGCCCGCTCGGCGTTCTCCAAGCGGCGCAAGGCCCACTTCGCCGCGCTGGACGCCCAGCGCGAGGAGGCCCGCAAGACCAAGGAGAAGCTGGTCACCGAGGCGGAGTCGCTGTCCGGTTCCACGGACTGGGCCGGCACGGCGGCGCGCTACCGCGACCTGATGACCGAGTGGAAGGCGGCGGGCCGCGCCCAGCGCGACGCCGAGGACGACCTGTGGAACCGTTTCCGCGGTGCCCAGGACATCTTCTTCGCCGCCCGCAGCGAGGTCTTCGCGGAGCGGGACGCCGAGCAGGGCGAGAACCTCAAGCTCAAGGAGGAGCTCGCCGCCGAGGCCGAGAAGCTGGTGCCGGTGAAGGACCTGAAGGCGGCCCGCGCCGCGTTCCGGTCCATCAACGAGCGCTGGGAGGCCATCGGTCACGTGCCGCGTGACGCCCGGCCGAAGGTGGAGGGCCGGATGCAGGCCGTGGAGCGCGCGCTGCTGGAGTCGGAGGAGTCCGAGTGGCGCCGGACGAACCCGGAGGCGCGGGCCCGTGCCGCCGGTCTGACCGGTCAGCTCCAGGCCGCCGTGGACAAGCTGCGGGGCCAGATCGACACCGCGCGGGCGCAGGGCAACAACGCCCGCGCGGACAAGCTGGCCAAGGAGCTGGAGGGCCGCCAGGCGCTGCTGGACCAGGCGCTGAAGGGTCTGGAGGAGTTCGGCGGCTGA